From Daphnia magna isolate NIES linkage group LG2, ASM2063170v1.1, whole genome shotgun sequence:
ATTTGTGGTACACGGTGATGAGCGTATCAATCGTTTTGATCGTGGGAACTATCGTGAGCTTTTTGGCTGGGTCGCAAGACCCTGCCCAATTGAATCCTAAGCTGCTTTGCAGTACACTTCAACGTCGTCACTCCAAGTAAGATCGGCCTTTACcgttaaaacaaaatgtataAGCAATCTTCAACCATTTGACGAGTTTATATGTTTAACAACAAATAGTAAAGCTACGTCACAACCAAATATCGCAACTGTACATCCTACGGCGAGTGTTGGACAAAGAACCAGAACATTGCTGTGGGAACTACCAAGAAGATTGTCCCCAATAATAGAAGTTCATTTTCCTAATAACTGACAGCATTTTACCAATCGTTTAATAGGGAAGCTAGTGATATGATACCTCCCATTGAAGCTTTCTGAAAATCTGGATATCTGCGCCAAAATCGTATTACCGGgtacatttttcaaattgGATAGTGTGCGAATTGACTTTTCTTAACGTGACTCTCCTGAcgacgaaaaataaatagacTGATGAAGAATGATATTAGATTCGTAAAGAAAAGTTGGATTACCAATCAACAATAGGCAATATAATTGAGGCACATTGTATCTTTACTGGTAGATACCAACTCTGAATACATAAGAACACAATTGacgaaaatggaaataaaCTAACTTTGAATTATGTTCAGCTATCTGTAGATTTGAAATGATCTTCATCCACCGTAGAGTAAATATGCCCCTCGGAGCACAGGAATTCCAATGCAGCACTATCAAAGAAAGCCATTTAGTAAAATTCTCCGGGTGTACAAATTTTAGACTTACTCTACATCTCGCTGGCCCATTTTCCCTTTCACAGAGTTGTAGATCTGAGACTTTTCCATCCCAGTTTCAGCGGTTGTTGCCTAGAATCATTCAGCAAGCCATAACACTCAATGTGGATTCGACAAGAAAACGAAGTGCTACCTGGATAATAGTGTAAACCAATGCCTGATAACTCGACAATCCCCCAGGGATGCCGCTTGCACTGGAGGGATTGGACAAAGAAGCTAAAGGCCCGGTCATTCCAGCACCCACTACCGACGAATTGTTCATTGGTTGACCCTACATGAAACAATGTTATCCTTGCCCATAACACATACTCATTTCAAttaccatttttcttttcatctgcCTCAATTTCATACGAACCCATTGCGTTTCTAACAAGTGGGTCGTTATTTCATTTGCGGTAGTTAGGTTCGCAACACGGAAGGCCATGACGTGTCGGCGATCATTTGTTTGCCTGATTGACCCAACAACACGACAAAAATTCCCTTCCATAACTTGAATATGAGCCATGGCATTCTGTATCATTtagtaaaaataaacaatttgtAAATAAATCAGCAAGAAATGAATCTTACCCCTTCACCTTCAATCCATTGGATTACTTCAATTGAACCTGTGTCATCCCTTACTGTGTATGAAACATTTGTCTGCTTGGACTCAATCTGTTCCACAGTGCCTACAAATGTAACCTAATTCCACAACAGGAATTAaggttaaaagaaaaactacaTGCTCAGTCTCAAGAGATGCAGAAACAGGTAAAATCTACCCAGCATCAATATTCCTTACTTACTTATTTACAGttttaaactttaaaaatattatgatttacaaagaaagaaataccATATGAGCTTCAGTGTCCTCAATCTTTAGTTTTTCGTCAACTGCATCCAATATATCCTTAATGTTAACTGGTACAATATTGTGAGCTCGTTGTGCTCCCCCCTACAAAAtaagcgaaaagaaaaaatttgaaaaggcaaaaaacaaaaaccaaacaaaaagctATGAAAATTCAACTGGAgataagcaatttttttttcatacctTCTTTTCTCCAGGAGTAGGTTGGCCTCCACCAGGAGTTCCAGTGAAGAACCCACCGGCCATCTGATTTCCAAACTCACCTAGAGTACAAAGAATAATTCGCCATACTCAACGccgaaatagaaaaaaaaactatcatTTCTTACTTCCTGATTGGTCCCACATTTTTTATAAATCTTGCAGGAACtggtaataattttttatatgaAGTGCTTATAACGTTGAACATGGAATATTGCGATGTAGTTGCTATGAAGTATGAACCtctgtttcttctttcttgacAGACGGCGGGAAAAGTTCTTACCAGTGTTGGCcttgacaataataaaaatattcttattttatttgctACATTATAAGTTACATTTGAAGAATacgatttttaaaataggtatctaaattttatttcactaAGTTGCTTgcataagagaaaaaaattattaaatacttgaactGTTGGCaatgtttagttttttctaGCTATCGGGAGTCCAAACGaatgttttcgtttttttaacAATAGGTGTAAATATTTGCAGTGTCAATTTTGTATTGGGTGCACTGTCTGGGTTCAATTTTACTTGGCATTGTATTATTAGCAATTTTCAAAATGTCGATAAATTTTGAAAGTTCTAATGACTTGAACGAAATCAGACAAATGAAACGAGACGCGAGACAGCTAATCCTAGAAAAGGTGATATCAACATTTATCCTACTTGTTTATTGTTTCATATCCGATTTTCTTCCCTCCTACTTCTTTTAGGCCGAAAGAGAttatgagaaaagaaaagcccaAAAAGAGTTGGCAAAATTAAATGGTGAAGACAAATGGATGCTACCCGAACTTGATGCGCAATTGTCTGGaagtaaaccaaaaaaaagtaaaaaggacaagaaacataaaaagaataaaaaaaacaaaaaaaaccaaaaaaaagaaaattcatctgactctgactctgacgaGTGGGTGGAGAAGATTTCAGAGATGGTAGAATCCTCACCTGCTGCTCCTCTTCAGAGAGATGAATGGATGAGTGTTCCTTCTCTGCTTCCAATATTCAGTAAAAGCAGCATGCCTCTCAAAAGAACATCACTGAACAAGGAAGAAGAAACTGCAAGAAAAATAATGATGGAGAAGCCAGGACAAACAAGTAGGGAACTGAATCCCTATTGGAAAAACGGTGGAACAGGCTTGCCACCCGAAAGATGTGAAGCAAATATCCCTCAACCAAATGAAAATATGAGTGCTTCTCGTGGTTTTTCTGaagagaaaaagcaaaaaaaatctGCTGGGAACAGCCGACATAGGACAAGCAGCAGAAGTAGAAGTAGATCCAGATCAAGATCTCGGGAGACAAAATATAccgaaagaattaaaaaatcgTCAACAGTTCAAGAAAGATTTAGAAGACCGAGTGAGGGTGATGAAGTTTCGCAAGCGAGAGAGCGTCTTTCTTCAACACAGCAGGGATGGAAGAAAActgaagcaaaatcaaaacacCGCATGGATTCATCGCCTTCTTCATCCTCATCATCTTCAGAAGGCGAAAACGAAAAGAATAAACCTCTATCGCCAAGAGATCATGAAAAAACGTGGACCGAACAGGAATTGAATGCCATTGGTGCAAAAATTGTTAAAGCCGAAATCATGGGCCAGTTGGTTGTTTGCCTTTATCACATTGTctaattttgttatttatttaattggaTTTGGTTGTCCAGGATTTGGTGAAATCCCTTAAACTGACACTGGCGTCAGCTAGGGAAACTATGGCTCGGAGGAAACAGGAAGGATTGGCGGGCAACAAAGAGCATGTCGCTGTTCTGACAAGAACGGATGCTAGAGGCGGTCAGCACCCCTTGCCCGTGCCCCTTTATGGCGAAAGCTCTTTGCAGGGAAGTAAAGGCAAAGGAAAGAAATTGAAGGCAGAGACTCATCAAAGTGGCGAACGCGTTCGCTACTTTGCCGATGACGACAAGTATTCTCTCAGTCAGATGGTAAAGTTAAATTATGCGTTTATCAAAACcctatttaattttaagaatgATCTGTTAGTATACACGAGAAAAGCAGGGGACGGCTGAAGATCAGGATGCCATGTTTTCACGGTTGGCTGGAAAACGGATGGATAAGACCAAtgatgatttcgatttagatgATATGTTTGAAAGCCGGGCAAATAGAGAGGTAGATAACGTGGCGGCCGAAGCTCGAGATAGGCAAGCTGCCATAACTCAGCAtaaaaaacgagaaaaggtGTTGGATTCCTGCTCGCTTTGTCTTGATTCACAGGTATATCACGAAGTATCATTTTTTTCACCGCAATTTACTGAATAATCTCTTACTTTAAGGTGATGCAAAAACATCTAATTATAGCCATTGGACAAAAGTGCTATCTGTCATTACCTGTACATCAGTCATTAGTTCTTGGACACTGTTTAATCGTTCCTCGCACTCATGTAACTTGCTCCACTCAATTAGACGAAGATGTTTGGGCAGAAATGCAGGTTCTAGTGATTCGGAAGTTTTATCGATGAGTAGTTTCATTCtgtaattttaaaatagaTGTTCCGAAAAGCCTTGACGAGGATGTTCGAAGCACGGGAAGCTGAcgcaattttctttgaaacGGCTATGCATCTCAACCGTTTTCCACACATGGCATTGGAATGTGTCCCACTATCTATATCGGCTGGAGAAACCGCTCCGATATATTTTAAAGTATATTAAgttttttctatatatatatatataagaggCTGTAATATGTTTAGTTTACGGTCTGCAGAAAGCCTTATTGGAGTGCGAGTCTGAATGGGCGATGAATAAGAAAGTCATCGATCTGAAAGGCAAAGACGTAAGGAAAGCTGTCCCGAAGGGAATGTCATACTTCTTTGTGGATTTCGGTATGCAATCTGGATTCGCCCATATTATTGAAGATGAACAACGCTTTCCAAGTGCCTTTGCACAGGTATCAAAAGAAAACTACCAAATAGCTAACAGACTAATAAACATAGTGATGTTTCTAGGAAATCTTGGGGGGCATTTTGGACCTTGAGCCGCAGGCATGGCGTCGCCCTCGTCGAGAAAACTTTGatcagcaaagaaaaaaggtacTAGATTTTGCTGCAGAGTGGAAAGAGTATGATTTCACAGCGTCgttaaaataatgaaaaataatttaaattaatatcGCTCAGTGTGTTCGTATTGAATTGTGTCATTGAACTAAGTTACAAAACGAGAACAACATTCTTTACCATTTAGGATGAGgttcaaattttaaatatatgaACATAACGAAACCACTTAAATGACTTGCTTCGACTACCTAAAGGTACGTGGCGCTTGCACCTGAAAACTGATTACGTGATTTATCTCCCGtcttctactaaatttcaaaaactacaagtcctaggcaaaaataaccttgattttcatgatcctcgttcaattttgaatggaaatcaagtatttgcaattagatttcgaatttagccaaaaatgaaaaagtgggaagggccttcccacttttgtcaaaatctgcaaaaacggacatctctctgaattccataaaaattacacattatacaccaaattgaacgctgatttggaTTATAGTAATAGCTTTCTTATcggtttagtaatttttgaaattttggaagaaaagtgctagtggcacaacaacttttatcttccgttttctactaaattaaaaagaattacaagtcctaggcaaaaaagaccttgattttcatgatcctcgttcaattttgaatggaaatcatgtatttgcaattagatttcgaatttagccaaaaatgaaaaagtgggaagggtatagccttcccacttttgtcaaaatctgcaaaaacggacatctctctgaattccataaaaattacacattatacaccaaattgaacgctgatttggaTTATAGTAATAACTTTCTTATcggtttagtaatttttgaaattttggaagaaaagtgctagtggcacaacaacttttatcttccgttttctactaaattaaaaagaattacaagtcctaggcaaaaaagaccttgattttcatgatcctcgttcaattttgaatggaaatcaagtatttgcaattagatttagaatttagccaaaaatgaaaaagtgggaagggtatagccttcccacttttgtcaaaatctgcaaaaacggacatctctctgaattccataaaaattacacattatacaccaaattgaacgctgatttggaTTATAGTAATAGCTTTCTTATcggtttagtaatttttgaaattttggaagaaaagtgctagtggcacaacaacttttatcttccgttttctacttaattaaaaagaattacaagtcctaggcaaaaaagaccttgattttcatgatcctcgttcaattttgaatggaaatcaagtatttGCAATTAGATTTCGAATTTagccataaaaacgaaaaagtgggaagggtatagccttcccacttttgtcaaaatctgcaaaaacggacatctctctgaattccataaaaattacacattatacaccaaattgaacgctgatttggaTTATAGTAATAGCTTTCTTATcggtttagtaatttttgaaattttggaagaaaagtgctagtggcacaacaacttttatcttccgttttctactaaattaaaaagaattacaagtcctaggcaaaaaagaccttgattttcatgatcctcgttcaattttgaatggaaatcatgtatttgcaattagatttagaatttagccaaaaatgaaaaagtgggaagggtatagccttcccacttttgtcaaaatctgcaaaaacggacatctctctgaattccataaaaattacacattatacaccaaattgaacgctgatttggaTTATAGTAATAGCTTTCTTATcggtttagtaatttttgaaattttggaagaaaagtgctagtggcacaacaacttttatcttccgttttctactaaattaaaaataattacaagtcctaggcaaaaaagaccttgattttcatgatcctcgttcaattttgaatggaaatcatgtatttgcaattagatttcgaatttagccaaaaatgaaaaagtgggaagggtatagccttcccacttttgtcaaaatctgcaaaaacggacatctctctgaattcaataaaaattacacattatacaccaaattgaacgctgatttggaTTATAGTAATAACTTTCTTATcggtttagtaatttttgaaattttggaagaaaagtgctagtggcacaacaacttttatcttccgttttctactaaattaaaaagaattacaagtcctaggcaaaaagaccttgattttcatgatcctcgttcaattttgaatggaaatcatgtatttgcaattagatttagaatttagccaaaaatgaaaaagtgggaagggtatagccttcccacttttgtcaaaatctgcaaaaacggacatctctctgaattccataaaaattacacattatacaccaaattgaacgctgatttggaTTATAGTAATAGCTTTCTTATcggtttagtaatttttgaaattttggaagaaaagtgctagtggcacaacaacttttatcttccgttttctactaaattaaaaataattacaagtcctaggcaaaaagaccttgattttcatgatcctcgttcaattttgaatggaaatcatgtatttgcaattagatttcgaatttagccaaaaatgaaaaagtgggaagggtatagccttcccacttttgtcaaaatctgcaaaaacggacatctctctgaattcaataaaaattacacattatacaccaaattgaacgctgatttggaTTATAGTAATAACTTTCTTATcggtttagtaatttttgaaattttggaagaaaagtgctagtggcacaacaacttttatcttccgttttctactaaattaaaaagaattacaagtcctaggcaaaaagaccttgattttcatgatcctcgttcaattttgaatggaaatcaagtatttgcaattagatttcgaatttagccaaaaatgaaaaagtgggaagggtatagccttcccacttttgtcaaaatctgcaaaaacggacatctctctgaattccataaaaataacacattatacaccaaattgaacgctgatttgtATTATAGTAATAGCTTTCTTATcggtttagtaatttttgaaattttggaagaaaagtgctagtggcacaacaacttttatcttccgttttctactaaattaaaaagaattacaagtcctaggcaaaaaagaccttgattttcatgatcctcgttcaattttgaatggaaatcaagtatttgcaattagatttcgaatttagccaaaaacgaaaaagtgggaagggtatagccttcccacttttgtcaaaatctgcaaaaacggacatctctctgaattccataaaaataacacattatacaccaaattgaacgctgatttggaTTATAGTAATAGCTTTCTTATcggtttagtaatttttgaaattttggaagaaaagtgctagtggcacaacaacttttatcttccgttttctactaaattaaaaagaattacaagtcctaggcaaaaaagaccttgattttcatgatcctcgttcaattttgaatggaaatcaagtatttgcaattagatttcgaatttagccaaaaatgaaaaagtgggaagggtatagccttcccacttttgtcaaaatctgcaaaaacggacatctctctgaattccataaaaattacacattatacaccaaattgaacgctgatttggaTTATAGTAATAACTTTCTTATcggtttagtaatttttgaaattttggaagaaaagtgctagtggcacaacaacttttatcttccgttttctactaaatttaaaagaattacaagtcctaggcaaaaaagaccttgattttcatgatcctcgttcaattttgaatggaaatcatgtatttgcaattagatttagaatttagccaaaaatgaaaaagtgggaagggtatagccttcccacttttgtcaaaatctgcaaaaacggacatctctctgaattccataaaaattacacattatacaccaaattgaacgctgatttggaTTATAGTAATAGCTTTCTTATcggtttagtaatttttgaaattttggaagaaaagtgctagtggcacaacaacttttatcttccgttttctactaaattaaaaataattacaagtcctaggcaaaaagaccttgattttcatgatcctcgttcaattttgaatggaaatcatgtatttgcaattagatttcgaatttagccaaaaatgaaaaagtgggaagggtatagccttcccacttttgtcaaaatctgcaaaaacggacatctctctgaattccataaaaattacacattatacaccaaattgaacgctgatttggaTTATAGTAATAGCTTTCTTATcggtttagtaatttttgaaattttggaagaaaagtgctagtggcacaacaacttttatcttccgttttctactaaattaaaaagaattacaagtcctaggcaaaaaagaccttgattttcatgatcctcgttcaattttgaatggaaatcaagtatttgcaattagatttcgaatttagccaaaaatgaaaaagtgggaagggtatagccttcccacttttgtcaaaatctgcaaaaacggacatctctcttaattcaataaaaattacacattatacaccaaattgaacgctgatttggaTTATAGTAATAACTTTCTTATCagtttagtaatttttgaaattttggaagaaaagtgctagtggcacaacaacttttatcttccgttttctactaaattaaaaagaattacaagtcctaggcaaaaagaccttgattttcatgatcctcgttcaattttgaatggaaatcaagtatttgcaattagatttcgaatttagccaaaaatgaaaaagtgggaagggtatagccttcccacttttgtcaaaatctgcaaaaacggacatctctctgaattccataaaaataacacattatacaccaaattgaacgctgatttggaTTATAGTAATAGCTTTCTTATcggtttagtaatttttgaaattttggaagaaaagtgctagtggcacaacaacttttatcttccgttttctactaaattaaaaagaattacaagtcctaggcaaaaaagaccttgattttcatgatcctcgttcaattttgaatggaaatcaagtatttgcaattagatttcgaatttagccaaaaacgaaaaagtgggaagggtatagccttcccacttttgtcaaaatctgcaaaaacggacatctctctgaattccataaaaattacacattatacaccaaattgaacgctgatttggaTTATAGTAATAGCTTTCTTATcggtttagtaatttttgaaattttggaagaaaagtgctagtggcacaacaacttttatcttccgttttctactaaattaaaaagaattacaagtcctaggcaaaaaagaccttgattttcatgatcctcgttcaattttgaatggaaatcaagtatttgcaattagatttcgaatttagccaaaaatgaaaaagtgggaagggtatagccttcccacttttgtcaaaatctgcaaaaacggacatctctctgaattccataaaaataacacattatacaccaaattgaacgctgatttggaTTATAGTAATAGCTTTCTTATcggtttagtaatttttgaaattttggaagaaaagtgctagtggcacaacaacttttatcttccgttttctactaaattaaaaagaattacaagtcctaggcaaaaaagaccttgattttcatgatcctcgttcaattttgaatggaaatcaagtatttgcaattagatttcgaatttagccaaaaacgaaaaagtgggaagggtatatagtAGCCTGTTTCATTTCCGCAA
This genomic window contains:
- the LOC116915930 gene encoding replication protein A 32 kDa subunit, with the protein product MWDQSGSEFGNQMAGGFFTGTPGGGQPTPGEKKGGAQRAHNIVPVNIKDILDAVDEKLKIEDTEAHMVTFVGTVEQIESKQTNVSYTVRDDTGSIEVIQWIEGEGNAMAHIQVMEGNFCRVVGSIRQTNDRRHVMAFRVANLTTANEITTHLLETQWVRMKLRQMKRKMGQPMNNSSVVGAGMTGPLASLSNPSSASGIPGGLSSYQALVYTIIQATTAETGMEKSQIYNSVKGKMGQRDVDAALEFLCSEGHIYSTVDEDHFKSTDS
- the LOC116915921 gene encoding CWF19-like protein 2 homolog, which translates into the protein MSINFESSNDLNEIRQMKRDARQLILEKAERDYEKRKAQKELAKLNGEDKWMLPELDAQLSGSKPKKSKKDKKHKKNKKNKKNQKKENSSDSDSDEWVEKISEMVESSPAAPLQRDEWMSVPSLLPIFSKSSMPLKRTSLNKEEETARKIMMEKPGQTSRELNPYWKNGGTGLPPERCEANIPQPNENMSASRGFSEEKKQKKSAGNSRHRTSSRSRSRSRSRSRETKYTERIKKSSTVQERFRRPSEGDEVSQARERLSSTQQGWKKTEAKSKHRMDSSPSSSSSSSEGENEKNKPLSPRDHEKTWTEQELNAIGAKIVKAEIMGQLDLVKSLKLTLASARETMARRKQEGLAGNKEHVAVLTRTDARGGQHPLPVPLYGESSLQGSKGKGKKLKAETHQSGERVRYFADDDKYSLSQMYTREKQGTAEDQDAMFSRLAGKRMDKTNDDFDLDDMFESRANREVDNVAAEARDRQAAITQHKKREKVLDSCSLCLDSQVMQKHLIIAIGQKCYLSLPVHQSLVLGHCLIVPRTHVTCSTQLDEDVWAEMQMFRKALTRMFEAREADAIFFETAMHLNRFPHMALECVPLSISAGETAPIYFKKALLECESEWAMNKKVIDLKGKDVRKAVPKGMSYFFVDFGMQSGFAHIIEDEQRFPSAFAQEILGGILDLEPQAWRRPRRENFDQQRKKVLDFAAEWKEYDFTASLK